One Lepisosteus oculatus isolate fLepOcu1 chromosome 4, fLepOcu1.hap2, whole genome shotgun sequence genomic window, atGTCTTATCTTGTTAGTTTATCTTAAAAAATTAAGATACATTCTATTAAAATGCTCATTATGCCCATTACAATAACTAAGCAGTTTTATCTTTAACTTTAAGTAGTTTGTTTTATATAGTTCTTGCATTCATGTAATTAATCACATTTAAGGGATATTATTCACATCATTCGTTTATTGCGAATTAGCTGGAAAAAATTGTATCTTTCAACCAGGCTTGCTTaactataaatatataaaatgtactttttaaggATTTGCAGGCATTGGAAGACAGATTAAGTGCAAGACCACTCCCACACCCTGACATTGTAAACCTGGAGGTAATCTTTTGCTGACTATAGTAGTATATTATCTATATCTATTATATTCAAAGTGTAAATGTTTACAGtaacagaaaattatttaatgctGTTATGTATTGGTTTGtttgaaataattgtattttttgtctaAAGTAATTATTTCTAAGTTTATAGGTCTGAATTTGAAATGCACTTGAGATTTAATTTCTGATAAGTACATTTGTCTTTGAAATGGTAAAAGCTAGCACGAGCTGCAGGTTGAAGGTTACTACAGAAAACACAGGAAGTTGTTTCTGATCTCTCACATTGAGATCATAGGTGTGCCAATTAACAACATGTAGCATCTGTTACACAGTACAAATCCCATTAAAGCCTTCTACACATGGGTTTTATTCATTCACATATTAAAATTCATTATTGACATCAATAATCTCTGTGCTTTATGTAGTAAAGATACATGGCATTCtccatgaatatactgtatggggaACTAAGCTTTAGAAATGTAGACTCATTgcactgaaaaatatattttaaaatctatatagttattaaaagacaaaacaagtTTAGTTGATTAACATACTAAATCCTGTATGTATCCTTTTGTCTTGGGACAGACACAATATTGGACATCGGTGGAAGAGAAGGTTCCAGAATGGGAGCAGTTTCTTTTAGGGAAAGTGCATTCTTTTCCAAGTGCTCGGATTCATGCTGTTGGGAAAACAAAAGCGGAAAGGTACATTTCATGAggattgaaaaaacattttgagcCATTAACCTAATTCTGTATGTGCATCCTGATCATGTGCACCTCTCAACCTAGACAACAGAACAGCAAAACACAAGCATTTTAAGCATTACAGTATCGCCCGATTGCCATATTTTCTTTATTAGTACTGTTCATAAATATGAAAACCATAATGTGTGTAGGTGTTTCATTTAGTGCATACGTTATGTTCagttaatcattttatttgcatgactaATGTGTTATTAAGCCTATTCCAACAGGTGGGCCCCAGTGTATAACAGAAACTAACTTCACTCAGTAGCCTGaatgctatataaatatatagaatacgtacagtgtatatatagaaTACTATGTGAATGTTACAATTTCTAGACATtgcaaaaatgactttttttaacatatGCATTGAACATCATGGAGATTAAGCATGAGTAGTTTTACAGATTGGTTGAAAACTGTGCATTATTTAAGATGCCATTTATTAATATCTGCAttgaaaccttttttaaagTGATGTTGTGCTGAATGGATAGGACCCATAAAGTGCATCTGTTGTGTTTTTGGTTTGTAAGAACTGCTCATGTGTGCTTCATTTCTGTTCAATATTATTGGCAGCTTTTGTCTTTCCTCTTTAAAAGAGGtgtttaaagttaattattagcAAATCAATCTTAAATCTGTCAGTCATGCTCTTTGCTCACATTTGCTTAGGTCCTCAAGTTAATCCTTTATTCCTCACTTGTGGACTGTGTGTCTGAATGTAGAATAAAGCAGCTGCTTAGAAATGAGAAAATAGCTTGAGTCTATACAGGCTGACCCTCCAATAGAGGAGAACTGAACCCACTCcccatgtatgtactgtatacgggACAACACAAGCTGAAGAAACATATGCCAAGAtgtcttttaaaagaaatagcGGAAATCCACCATTCATTTTCATGGTGAAAAAAGAGAAACGCATATCTTTGTCTGAGACCTTCATGGCTCCTGAGTAAAACTCTACCAAGCCAATGGTCATCAACCCCACCATTTCAGCTTTCCTACCTGGCTACTcacacagtatatacaattGTA contains:
- the cep15 gene encoding centrosomal protein 15 isoform X5; translation: MALYLTQEIELSRRHEEILSRRAALLQQMEDRYEKQKRKKQAYAVLSDGARERNAKILKDLQALEDRLSARPLPHPDIVNLETQYWTSVEEKVPEWEQFLLGKVHSFPSARIHAVGKTKAERAMA